The window AACCGATATGGCCATATCGCGAAGCCAAGCCCAAAGCAAAAATTCAGCAATTATTGCCGCCCTTGTGCTTGGGACTGGATTTGTTCAAACAGTTTCGGACGTCAGCAACAACGCCTCTTTCGAAAAGCAAGTTTTGCATCAGAATATGGCTGTTGCCGGGGCAGACCTTGCTCAGGCAGCCAGTATTACCGCCGACTTCAACGTGGCGAAATTGGCAAACGATCGTCAGGAATGGGAAACGCAAACTTTGCGAAAAACTACCTTGCCGCCAAACATGTCTATTCAGGGAAGGATACTGATTCCAAAGGATCTGAAAATGATAAACTACCAAATAACCATTCCACTGCTGGAGAAAAAGGCAACATTTATGTTTGAACAAAAAATTTATAAACCCAACGTTGATTCAGCAAAATCCCGTCAAACAGAATGATTTATTTGTTCTCAATAGTTCCACAATCCCAGAGATAGAAGGTTTTTCCATTCCCCATGCTGCGTTTGGTAGCCAGCGAATCCATCAAAGTGCAAGAGGAAAATGTGTTGCCAAAATCGGTTGCAGGATTGGAGGTGTAACGCGAAGTGGTAACAAAGAAGGCACGCATCCCTGTTAATCTGTTGATGGGCATCCACTGGTTGTAGCCATTGGCGAGCCTACCGTCTAGCGCAGTTACCAATCCCTTTCCACCCAACGCCCACTCCAACTCACCACTCAAAAACCAGCGATGGGTAACTAAAACGGTGGAGTCGTTTACCAATCCTTTCTGCTCAAGGTAATTGGCTAACTTATCCCAACCTTGGCCGTCGAGTGTAAGATCGTTTTTAGGTGAGAGTTTGAGGAATCCAGTTCGGCTCTGAAATGCCAGCATCAGTCCAAGCACTAAGGTTAATCCGCCGGTAATTGCAGTAAACCGAATAGCCTTGCGTGCTGGCCACTGAACCATTAAGCCAGACAGCAAAAGTAGTCCTGTGAGATAACCCGGTAGAGGCCAGTGCGGTAAAACAGTCTGGAAAAATCCAACAACTGAAAAAATGGCAATTGGCATTAACGCAAACCAAGCTAACCAGCGAGTTTCGGATCGATTCTTTCGAAGGAAGAGTATTATCGTGGTAAGAAAGGTTATCATTACCCAAGGATATAGGTAAACCATCTGCCCCCCCAACCCTTGTAAAAACAGAACGAAAGAAAATCGTCCACCTGGAGCTCCCTTACCAAACTGGTATAGGAGGGAGACCCAATGATGGGTATAGTTCCAATAAAGATCGGGTGAGTAAACCACTAAGCTAATCAAAACCGCTAAGTAAAGTTTAGGCTCGCGAAGCAACTTTCGCCATTCCGGAAATAGTAGGATGCAGCAACCAAAGGTAAACCACATTAGAATGCCATGGTATTTGGAAAGCATAGCCAAGCCAGCAGCAGCACCCCACCAAAGTATCCAGCGCAGCTCCTTGGATTCACGGTAACGAATGAGGCAATAAACACCTACCATCCAAAAAAAGGCAAGCGCATTATCGGGAATAACAAAGGCACCAACGCCAAATGAAAAAAGGGGAATTACCTGCATCAATATTACTGCCCACCGGGCAGCTTCCCTACCCCACAACCGGTAGGCAGCCAAAAA is drawn from Williamwhitmania sp. and contains these coding sequences:
- a CDS encoding glycosyltransferase family 39 protein, which codes for FLAAYRLWGREAARWAVILMQVIPLFSFGVGAFVIPDNALAFFWMVGVYCLIRYRESKELRWILWWGAAAGLAMLSKYHGILMWFTFGCCILLFPEWRKLLREPKLYLAVLISLVVYSPDLYWNYTHHWVSLLYQFGKGAPGGRFSFVLFLQGLGGQMVYLYPWVMITFLTTIILFLRKNRSETRWLAWFALMPIAIFSVVGFFQTVLPHWPLPGYLTGLLLLSGLMVQWPARKAIRFTAITGGLTLVLGLMLAFQSRTGFLKLSPKNDLTLDGQGWDKLANYLEQKGLVNDSTVLVTHRWFLSGELEWALGGKGLVTALDGRLANGYNQWMPINRLTGMRAFFVTTSRYTSNPATDFGNTFSSCTLMDSLATKRSMGNGKTFYLWDCGTIENK